In the genome of Eggerthella sp. YY7918, one region contains:
- a CDS encoding phosphoglucosamine mutase has translation MANIHFGTDGWRAIIGEDFTNDNLVRVIDAAARIFKADAVASGRAADAPGTLIVGHDCRQDAHAYSRLAAEVAAAHGFTVKLTQDYCPTPTLCWSVAQDADAVGGIMLTSSHNPAEYLGVKLRMADGGAAGKEFTDRVEAVLPDEATDARGTYEEVDLMTPYLATLKERVDAEAIRNAHLRVVVDPLYGAGRHHLADLLRDLGVEVCEINNDEDPTFDGLHPEPIPPWVDRCIAKVPELGYDAGFINDGDADRIGAVDEHGNFVNPHRIITLLVSHLAEDKGEHGRVVSTITASAMLARQCKRLGLELTSTPVGFKWIYAEMEKGDVMLGGEESGGIGIPTHVMERDGLLMALLLAETMAQRGMSLGQLVDDMFDKVGKLEFERRGLTITEEQMTNFRANIVPTYAPTEICGKQVVDVDRRDGVKFYLEGDAWVMMRPSGTEPLVRIYAEAETVDEVHALLEAAEAVVVA, from the coding sequence GTGGCAAACATACACTTCGGGACTGATGGGTGGCGCGCCATCATCGGCGAGGATTTCACGAACGACAATTTGGTGCGTGTGATAGACGCAGCCGCACGCATCTTCAAAGCGGATGCGGTTGCAAGCGGACGTGCGGCCGACGCGCCTGGCACGCTTATCGTCGGCCACGATTGCCGGCAGGATGCGCACGCCTACTCCCGCCTTGCGGCTGAAGTTGCGGCGGCGCATGGCTTTACCGTAAAACTTACGCAGGACTACTGCCCCACGCCGACGTTGTGCTGGTCGGTGGCGCAGGATGCGGACGCAGTGGGCGGCATTATGCTCACGAGCAGTCATAATCCAGCGGAGTATTTGGGCGTGAAGCTGCGCATGGCCGACGGCGGTGCGGCGGGCAAGGAATTCACCGACCGTGTGGAGGCGGTGTTGCCCGATGAGGCGACCGATGCGCGAGGCACGTATGAGGAAGTCGATCTTATGACCCCGTATCTCGCCACGCTCAAAGAGCGCGTGGATGCAGAGGCCATTCGCAACGCGCATCTGCGCGTGGTGGTGGATCCGCTGTATGGTGCGGGCCGCCATCATTTGGCGGATTTGCTGCGCGATTTGGGCGTGGAGGTCTGCGAGATCAACAATGACGAGGATCCGACGTTCGACGGTCTGCATCCCGAGCCCATTCCGCCTTGGGTTGATCGCTGCATCGCGAAGGTCCCCGAATTGGGATACGACGCGGGCTTCATCAACGATGGCGATGCCGACCGCATCGGAGCGGTGGACGAGCACGGTAACTTCGTGAATCCGCATCGCATCATCACGCTATTGGTATCCCATTTGGCTGAAGACAAGGGCGAACACGGCCGTGTTGTGTCGACCATCACGGCATCGGCCATGCTCGCGCGTCAGTGTAAGCGCCTGGGACTTGAGCTTACGAGTACGCCGGTTGGCTTCAAGTGGATCTACGCCGAAATGGAAAAGGGCGACGTCATGCTTGGCGGCGAAGAGTCCGGCGGCATTGGTATCCCCACCCATGTTATGGAACGCGATGGTCTTCTGATGGCGCTGCTGTTGGCCGAGACGATGGCGCAGCGCGGCATGAGTTTAGGCCAGTTGGTGGATGACATGTTCGATAAGGTGGGCAAGCTTGAGTTTGAGCGTCGTGGACTGACCATCACCGAGGAGCAGATGACGAACTTCCGCGCGAACATTGTGCCCACCTACGCGCCGACCGAGATATGCGGCAAGCAGGTGGTGGATGTCGATCGCCGCGACGGCGTGAAGTTCTATCTGGAAGGCGACGCCTGGGTGATGATGCGCCCCTCTGGCACCGAACCGCTGGTACGCATCTATGCCGAAGCGGAAACGGTGGATGAGGTGCACGCTCTGCTTGAAGCAGCCGAAGCGGTTGTCGTAGCCTAA
- the nikR gene encoding nickel-responsive transcriptional regulator NikR, with the protein MSNDLMRFSVAMPEELLVRFDRLVARRGLAKNRSEVVRDLVRDALVEDECTTPGAEVVGTLTIVFDHHANDLQEKLHAIQHDYYQSIVSSMHVHLDAHACLEVIVLRGETELVQDIANLILGTKGVKNGRLVVTTTGQFI; encoded by the coding sequence ATGAGCAACGACCTGATGCGCTTTTCGGTCGCTATGCCGGAGGAGCTGCTCGTACGATTCGATCGGCTGGTAGCGCGGCGAGGCCTTGCGAAAAATCGTAGCGAAGTGGTGCGCGACCTGGTGCGTGATGCGCTCGTAGAGGATGAATGCACCACGCCCGGAGCCGAGGTGGTGGGCACGCTCACCATCGTGTTTGACCATCATGCGAACGACCTGCAAGAGAAACTGCACGCCATTCAGCACGACTACTATCAATCCATCGTTTCGTCTATGCACGTGCATCTTGACGCGCATGCCTGCTTGGAAGTCATCGTGCTGCGGGGAGAAACGGAGCTTGTGCAGGATATTGCGAACCTCATTTTGGGAACAAAAGGGGTCAAGAACGGCCGCTTGGTGGTTACGACAACCGGGCAGTTTATATAG
- a CDS encoding heat shock protein transcriptional repressor HspR, whose amino-acid sequence MSDRTDRNRPLYMISVAAELAGVHPQTLRAYEQKGLVSPQRTSGNTRMYSQADIERLELINELTSEGINLAGVIRILDLQGRLDERDNELDDLHKKVRRLADRVHELETRESVNALVRVRDMPSVLRRLP is encoded by the coding sequence ATGAGTGATCGCACGGACCGCAACCGCCCGCTGTACATGATCAGCGTGGCCGCGGAGTTGGCGGGGGTGCACCCCCAAACGCTGCGCGCCTATGAGCAAAAAGGCCTTGTTTCGCCGCAGCGCACCAGCGGCAACACGCGTATGTACTCGCAGGCCGATATCGAACGCTTGGAGCTCATCAATGAGCTCACAAGCGAAGGGATCAACCTGGCGGGTGTCATTCGTATCCTTGATTTGCAGGGAAGGCTTGACGAACGAGATAACGAATTGGACGATCTGCACAAGAAAGTGCGCCGTTTGGCCGACCGCGTCCACGAGCTGGAAACGCGTGAAAGCGTGAACGCGCTCGTCCGCGTGCGTGACATGCCCTCGGTGCTGCGGCGACTACCTTAA
- a CDS encoding LysR family transcriptional regulator, translating to MHTEQLRYFILAYERKSYSQAGREIPLTPKGVAKAVHSLENELGATLFEAGPRGMLNPTAQADRLYVYAVNVLKRYDQLEKDLIQIGRAHKETVKVGLANGALGLLGYSFWERFEKREPYLSCELEEVPDLIVDERLESGFYDVAFTTAPYSPAFETVELYRTPLSMWVNQSDPLSKKPLVAIEDLEDHVLATPGQGYKAYERIRALCVERDVTPRKMFNSSQMYWIFEFVRQGQGIGTNVGPLVGEPLFSDPSVVSLPFEDFTLRVGVSWKQGKLLRTCERKLIDYACSNVSVAGISARPITSA from the coding sequence ATGCATACAGAACAGCTCCGGTATTTTATTCTGGCCTATGAACGCAAAAGCTATTCCCAGGCCGGCAGGGAGATTCCACTCACACCGAAAGGAGTGGCAAAGGCTGTTCACTCGCTCGAGAACGAACTCGGAGCCACACTGTTCGAAGCGGGTCCGCGCGGCATGCTCAACCCCACCGCACAAGCAGATCGTCTCTATGTGTACGCAGTGAACGTGCTGAAGCGTTACGATCAACTTGAAAAGGATCTGATCCAAATTGGGCGCGCACACAAAGAAACGGTGAAGGTGGGCTTGGCAAATGGAGCGCTCGGTCTTTTAGGCTACTCGTTCTGGGAGCGCTTCGAAAAGCGTGAGCCGTACCTATCTTGCGAGCTCGAGGAGGTGCCGGACCTCATCGTGGACGAGCGTTTGGAATCGGGATTCTACGATGTGGCATTCACAACAGCGCCGTATTCACCCGCATTTGAAACAGTCGAACTGTATCGTACGCCCTTGTCCATGTGGGTGAACCAATCGGACCCGCTCAGCAAAAAACCGCTCGTAGCCATTGAGGATCTTGAGGATCACGTACTGGCCACACCAGGCCAAGGATACAAGGCGTACGAACGCATCAGGGCACTCTGCGTTGAACGAGATGTGACTCCAAGAAAGATGTTCAACTCAAGCCAGATGTACTGGATATTCGAGTTCGTTCGCCAAGGGCAAGGAATCGGCACTAACGTGGGACCGCTCGTAGGAGAACCGTTGTTCTCGGATCCGTCGGTGGTCAGCTTGCCCTTTGAAGACTTCACCCTGCGCGTAGGTGTGTCGTGGAAACAAGGCAAGCTGCTGCGCACTTGCGAACGAAAGCTCATCGATTATGCCTGCAGCAACGTGAGTGTTGCCGGCATCAGTGCGCGCCCTATCACGAGCGCATGA
- a CDS encoding DnaJ C-terminal domain-containing protein, with protein MAATPDYYKTLGVPRTATADEIKKAYRKLARTHHPDTGGDEAKFKEINEAYEVLSDDKKRKLYDQYGTANENQIPQGWGGGAVNINDIFGGGGAGGFGSWADILESIRRGEGAFGTEWDFGGAGGGFGGGARQPRPRQGQDMNVTLNVTFDEAFKGAEKRVTVRVPGRGESETLTVKIPAGAVDGGRLRFKGKGGPGENGGAAGDLLITTKIEPHPYYTRKGADVLMDVPVSVAEAALGASVVVPAPDGTKVRVKVPKGTQDDTTLSVKGKGAAKVKGSGSGDLKITIKVVVPEQMNEGQKKAMEDFLAATTENVRSWS; from the coding sequence ATGGCAGCTACTCCGGACTACTACAAGACGCTCGGCGTTCCGCGCACAGCGACAGCCGATGAGATAAAGAAGGCGTACCGCAAGCTAGCGCGCACGCACCATCCGGATACTGGTGGCGACGAAGCGAAGTTCAAAGAAATCAACGAAGCGTACGAAGTGCTTTCGGATGACAAGAAGCGAAAGCTTTACGACCAGTACGGTACGGCCAACGAAAACCAAATTCCCCAAGGATGGGGCGGCGGTGCGGTCAACATCAACGACATTTTCGGTGGTGGCGGTGCCGGTGGTTTTGGCAGCTGGGCTGATATCCTTGAGAGTATTCGCCGTGGCGAAGGCGCCTTCGGCACGGAATGGGACTTCGGCGGTGCGGGCGGCGGCTTTGGCGGCGGTGCGCGCCAGCCGCGGCCGCGTCAAGGTCAGGATATGAACGTGACGCTTAACGTGACCTTCGATGAGGCTTTCAAAGGTGCGGAAAAGCGCGTGACCGTGCGTGTCCCCGGGCGTGGCGAATCCGAAACGCTGACGGTGAAAATTCCTGCCGGCGCAGTGGATGGTGGCCGTCTGCGTTTCAAAGGCAAGGGCGGTCCTGGCGAGAACGGTGGTGCGGCGGGTGATTTGCTCATCACGACGAAGATCGAGCCGCATCCGTACTATACGCGCAAGGGTGCCGATGTGCTCATGGATGTGCCGGTGAGCGTGGCCGAAGCGGCACTTGGCGCAAGCGTGGTGGTACCTGCTCCCGACGGCACAAAAGTGCGTGTCAAGGTGCCGAAGGGTACGCAGGATGACACCACCTTGTCCGTGAAGGGCAAAGGCGCCGCTAAGGTGAAAGGTTCGGGCTCGGGCGATCTTAAAATTACCATCAAGGTGGTCGTGCCCGAGCAGATGAACGAAGGCCAAAAGAAGGCCATGGAAGACTTCTTAGCAGCCACGACTGAGAACGTAAGGAGCTGGTCATGA
- a CDS encoding FAD-dependent oxidoreductase, whose protein sequence is MAEISRRSFLQGAGILGAGAALAGLVGCSSGTDKTSTSADPGETDSLWAIGELAEPSETVSADVCVVGAGGTGTAAAIEAAELGMSVIVVDPGKRYGGSFVNTEGMSGVKTSYTAQFDYDPDVETVVADCMNYHHWVPNHQLYMNFYNESGETIDWCEAHGAKFSVAAKTPTSTSYVHIFDHSEDQEGDLPGQVFMDHLGEAADAAGVQSYFETWGRKLIMEDGKVAGLLAERNDKSVLQIDAPVVIIATGGYSTNESLLRELSEIVQNEKIFSLGAEPRNGDGFKMALDAGGSFAPFPGTVQWCGPVVEGCGWTSDGYAAAVQPTLWVNENAERFCPEDLWIDNFAAAGIAQARQQRTYTIISDADLTYFEENGPYVDVFTWKTVGTPIPEARKQFDALPDVLKVESLAEAAEAFGLDADKLETTLREYNASCDAGVDALFGKKPENLRRMDPPYYVAQISCGYYCTDGGLFISPDFEVKTEAGEVIPGLYAGGKDAGGLFGDSYDVLICPGTGAGFAINSGRLAAKHAKEYLGR, encoded by the coding sequence ATGGCAGAGATTTCTCGCAGGTCGTTTTTGCAGGGTGCCGGGATTCTCGGCGCGGGTGCTGCGCTCGCAGGACTCGTGGGCTGTTCGTCGGGAACCGACAAGACGTCGACCTCGGCCGATCCGGGCGAAACCGATTCGCTTTGGGCGATTGGCGAACTGGCCGAGCCATCCGAGACCGTTTCGGCCGACGTGTGCGTGGTCGGAGCCGGCGGAACCGGCACGGCGGCCGCCATCGAAGCCGCGGAACTGGGCATGAGCGTCATCGTGGTAGACCCGGGCAAACGCTACGGTGGGTCGTTCGTGAACACCGAGGGGATGTCGGGCGTGAAAACATCCTACACCGCTCAGTTCGACTACGACCCCGATGTCGAGACTGTGGTCGCCGACTGTATGAACTACCATCATTGGGTGCCCAACCATCAGCTGTACATGAACTTCTACAACGAATCGGGCGAGACTATCGACTGGTGCGAAGCTCACGGGGCCAAGTTTTCCGTCGCGGCGAAGACGCCTACATCCACGTCGTACGTGCACATATTCGACCACTCGGAAGATCAAGAAGGCGATCTTCCCGGGCAGGTGTTCATGGACCATCTGGGAGAAGCGGCCGATGCCGCCGGCGTCCAGTCCTATTTCGAAACCTGGGGGCGCAAGCTCATCATGGAGGACGGCAAAGTGGCCGGGTTGCTGGCCGAACGCAACGACAAGTCCGTCTTGCAGATCGATGCGCCCGTGGTCATCATTGCTACCGGCGGGTACTCCACGAACGAGTCCCTGCTGCGCGAACTGAGCGAAATCGTGCAGAACGAGAAGATATTCTCGCTTGGTGCCGAGCCGCGCAACGGCGATGGCTTTAAGATGGCGTTAGACGCAGGAGGATCCTTCGCGCCATTCCCCGGCACCGTGCAGTGGTGTGGCCCGGTGGTCGAAGGCTGCGGATGGACCTCGGACGGCTATGCGGCGGCCGTGCAGCCGACGCTGTGGGTGAACGAGAACGCCGAGCGTTTCTGCCCGGAAGATCTATGGATCGACAACTTCGCCGCTGCAGGCATCGCGCAGGCACGCCAGCAGAGAACATACACCATTATTTCCGATGCCGATCTGACGTATTTCGAGGAGAACGGCCCGTATGTGGACGTATTCACCTGGAAGACGGTGGGGACGCCCATTCCCGAAGCACGCAAGCAGTTCGATGCGCTTCCTGACGTGCTCAAGGTGGAATCCTTGGCCGAAGCTGCCGAGGCCTTCGGTCTTGATGCCGACAAGCTGGAAACGACGTTGCGCGAGTACAACGCTAGCTGCGATGCGGGCGTCGACGCCCTGTTTGGCAAGAAGCCCGAAAACCTGCGTCGGATGGATCCTCCCTACTACGTGGCGCAGATCTCTTGCGGGTACTACTGCACCGACGGCGGCCTGTTCATTTCGCCCGATTTCGAGGTGAAGACCGAAGCGGGCGAGGTGATTCCGGGTCTGTATGCCGGGGGTAAGGATGCAGGCGGACTGTTCGGAGACTCGTACGACGTGTTGATCTGCCCGGGAACCGGAGCAGGCTTCGCCATCAATTCCGGACGCCTTGCCGCCAAGCATGCCAAGGAATACTTGGGCAGGTAG
- the hypE gene encoding hydrogenase expression/formation protein HypE codes for MDTTVMLGHGSGGTMMKRIIDEVFFAAYAGDELLRGDDAAVLPTLTPGERLAFSTDSFVVTPHFFPGGDIGRLAVCGTVNDVATSGATPRYLSVGFILEEGYPVDDLKRICASMAECAREAGVKLVTGDTKVVNRGHGDGVFINTSGIGTLAEGVNLGGAQIKPGDKVLVTGTLGDHGITIMSCRESLSFSADLESDAAPLNHLIAEVLAAAPHTRCFRDPTRGGLASTLNELAAQSNTDIAIEEEAIPVKPAVQGACDMLGYDVLQVANEGKMVCVVAADEAEAALAAMRANCYGTDAAIIGEVSAAQPERGPKVFLRTGFGGTRILDMLVGEQLPRIC; via the coding sequence ATGGATACGACGGTCATGTTGGGACACGGTAGTGGTGGCACCATGATGAAACGCATCATCGACGAGGTGTTTTTCGCCGCCTATGCGGGCGACGAACTGTTGCGGGGCGATGACGCGGCGGTGCTACCGACGCTCACGCCGGGTGAGCGACTGGCGTTTTCCACCGACAGCTTTGTGGTGACGCCGCATTTTTTTCCAGGCGGAGACATCGGTCGTTTGGCCGTGTGCGGAACGGTGAACGATGTGGCGACGAGCGGCGCCACGCCGCGATACTTGAGCGTGGGATTCATTTTGGAAGAGGGTTATCCCGTCGACGATCTCAAACGTATCTGCGCCTCGATGGCCGAATGCGCGCGCGAGGCGGGTGTCAAACTGGTCACGGGCGACACTAAGGTGGTGAACCGTGGTCATGGTGACGGCGTGTTCATCAATACGTCGGGCATTGGTACGCTTGCCGAAGGTGTAAACCTGGGCGGTGCGCAAATCAAGCCGGGCGACAAGGTGCTCGTCACCGGTACATTGGGCGATCACGGCATCACCATTATGAGCTGCCGTGAGTCGCTGTCGTTCTCGGCGGACCTCGAAAGCGACGCCGCGCCGCTCAATCACCTCATTGCCGAGGTGTTGGCAGCGGCTCCGCATACACGCTGCTTCCGCGATCCTACGCGCGGTGGCCTTGCCTCCACGCTCAACGAACTGGCCGCGCAGTCAAACACCGATATCGCTATCGAAGAAGAAGCCATTCCGGTGAAGCCTGCTGTGCAGGGCGCGTGCGACATGTTGGGCTACGACGTGCTGCAGGTGGCAAACGAGGGCAAGATGGTGTGCGTTGTTGCAGCCGACGAAGCCGAAGCGGCGCTTGCGGCCATGCGGGCGAATTGCTATGGCACCGATGCGGCGATTATCGGAGAGGTGAGCGCGGCCCAGCCCGAGCGCGGTCCCAAGGTATTTTTGCGTACGGGATTCGGCGGCACGCGCATTCTCGATATGCTGGTGGGAGAGCAGCTGCCGCGCATTTGTTAG
- the dnaK gene encoding molecular chaperone DnaK → MGKILGIDLGTTNSAMAVMEGSEPEILVNAEGDRTTPSVEGFRKDGERVVGKAAKNQAVTNPENTVSSVKRFIGRSYDETPEERKTVSYKLKKGKDGRAVVDIDGKDYTPEEISAMVLQKLKNDAEKQLGSPVTQAVITVPAYFNDSQRQATKDAGKIAGLEVLRIINEPTAAALAYGLDKTNKDQKILVFDLGGGTFDVSILELGDGVFEVASTAGDNHLGGDDWDQRIIDWLADKFQNDNGIDLRQDKMALQRLKEAAEKAKMELSSTTQANINLPFITADASGPKHLDYTLTRAEFERITKDLLDRVKKPVEQALKDAGLKTGDIDEVILVGGSTRMPAVQDLVKKLTGKDPNMSVNPDEVVAMGAAVQGGVLAGDVEGILLLDVTPLSLGVETMGGVMTKMIDRNTTIPTRKTEIYSTAADNQTSVEVHVLQGERQMAADNKTLGKFQLSGIPAARRGVPQIEVTFDIDANGIVNVSAKDLGTGKQQQITISGSTALNDDEVERMVKDAEQHAEEDARRKEEIEIRNNADALVNATEQTLAEVGDKAPADVKTQAEEAIAEAKSALEGTDMDAIKAATEKMQQAGYKLAEVVYSTQGPDAASQAATAESTPADDTIEADYEVVDDDETKEGK, encoded by the coding sequence ATGGGCAAGATTCTGGGCATCGACTTGGGTACGACGAATTCCGCCATGGCTGTCATGGAGGGTTCCGAGCCTGAAATTCTCGTAAACGCCGAGGGCGATCGCACCACGCCTTCCGTCGAAGGTTTCCGCAAGGACGGCGAGCGCGTGGTGGGCAAGGCTGCAAAGAACCAGGCGGTCACCAATCCCGAGAACACCGTGTCGTCCGTCAAGCGCTTCATCGGCCGCTCCTATGACGAGACGCCGGAAGAGCGCAAAACTGTCAGCTACAAGCTGAAGAAGGGCAAGGACGGCCGCGCGGTTGTCGACATCGACGGCAAGGACTACACTCCCGAGGAAATTTCGGCCATGGTGTTGCAGAAGCTGAAGAACGATGCCGAAAAGCAGCTGGGTAGCCCGGTGACGCAGGCTGTCATTACGGTTCCGGCATACTTCAACGACTCGCAACGTCAGGCTACCAAAGACGCTGGCAAGATCGCAGGTCTTGAGGTGCTGCGCATTATCAACGAGCCTACGGCGGCAGCGCTTGCTTACGGCTTGGACAAGACGAACAAGGATCAGAAAATCCTCGTGTTCGACCTGGGCGGCGGCACCTTCGACGTGTCCATTCTGGAGCTTGGCGACGGCGTGTTTGAGGTTGCCTCCACCGCAGGCGACAACCACCTGGGCGGTGACGACTGGGATCAGCGCATCATCGACTGGCTGGCCGACAAATTCCAGAACGACAACGGCATCGATCTGCGTCAGGACAAGATGGCTCTGCAGCGTTTGAAGGAAGCGGCCGAAAAGGCAAAAATGGAGCTTTCTTCCACCACGCAGGCCAACATCAACCTGCCGTTCATCACGGCTGACGCTTCCGGCCCGAAGCACCTCGACTACACGTTGACGCGCGCCGAGTTCGAGCGCATCACGAAGGATCTGCTCGACCGCGTGAAGAAGCCTGTTGAGCAGGCGCTGAAAGACGCAGGCCTCAAGACGGGCGATATCGACGAAGTTATCCTCGTGGGTGGCTCCACCCGTATGCCCGCCGTACAGGACCTCGTGAAGAAGCTGACCGGCAAGGACCCGAACATGTCGGTGAACCCCGACGAGGTTGTGGCTATGGGCGCAGCTGTTCAGGGCGGCGTGTTGGCGGGCGATGTCGAGGGCATTCTGCTGCTCGACGTGACGCCGCTGTCGCTGGGCGTTGAGACCATGGGTGGCGTTATGACTAAGATGATTGACCGCAACACCACCATCCCCACGCGCAAGACGGAGATTTACTCCACGGCTGCCGATAACCAGACGTCGGTCGAGGTGCACGTGCTGCAGGGCGAGCGCCAGATGGCGGCGGACAACAAGACGCTCGGCAAGTTCCAGCTCTCCGGCATTCCGGCTGCGCGTCGTGGCGTGCCGCAAATCGAAGTTACGTTCGACATCGACGCCAATGGCATCGTGAACGTATCGGCGAAGGATCTGGGCACCGGCAAGCAGCAGCAGATCACCATTTCCGGCTCTACGGCGCTCAATGACGACGAAGTCGAGCGCATGGTGAAGGATGCCGAGCAGCACGCCGAGGAAGACGCGCGTCGCAAGGAAGAAATTGAAATTCGCAACAATGCCGATGCGTTGGTGAATGCGACCGAGCAGACGCTTGCCGAGGTGGGCGACAAGGCTCCGGCCGATGTGAAGACGCAGGCTGAGGAAGCTATCGCCGAAGCCAAGAGCGCTCTTGAGGGCACCGATATGGACGCCATCAAGGCTGCGACCGAGAAGATGCAGCAGGCGGGTTATAAGTTGGCCGAGGTCGTGTACTCCACGCAGGGTCCGGATGCCGCTTCTCAGGCTGCAACCGCTGAATCGACGCCGGCTGACGACACTATCGAAGCCGATTACGAAGTGGTTGACGACGACGAGACCAAGGAAGGGAAGTAA
- a CDS encoding nucleotide exchange factor GrpE, with protein MAKQPSTPSPERAAQGEGKKIPIEDSRSANAQAQPQDSDSGTDGSTTSPSPEAAAQPAQSAPADSEQSAAGGASAGDAANQSDAERIVAEAEAALEGEPEEANAASSTDEQVAQAKAEAKEWQDKYLRLHAEWDTYRRRTAEQREVEKARAAEKLVTSLIPVIDDFERTIDYATKNGEGGLFDGVKAVHTKLVNTLTSGGVEVIDPKGEAFDALEAQAVATVDDASVPDETVAEVYQKGYKMGPKVLRPAMVTVTTGGPKREKPQDEAE; from the coding sequence ATGGCCAAGCAGCCGAGCACACCCTCGCCGGAGCGCGCGGCGCAAGGCGAAGGTAAAAAGATCCCTATCGAAGATTCACGTTCTGCGAATGCGCAAGCTCAACCGCAGGATTCCGACTCCGGCACGGACGGCAGCACAACCTCCCCCTCCCCTGAAGCTGCCGCCCAGCCCGCCCAATCCGCTCCGGCCGACTCTGAGCAGTCGGCCGCGGGCGGGGCGTCCGCTGGCGATGCTGCGAACCAAAGCGACGCCGAGCGCATTGTTGCCGAAGCCGAAGCGGCGCTTGAAGGCGAGCCCGAAGAAGCCAATGCTGCGTCGTCCACAGACGAGCAGGTGGCTCAGGCGAAGGCCGAGGCCAAAGAGTGGCAGGACAAGTATTTGCGCCTGCATGCCGAATGGGATACGTATCGCCGTCGCACGGCCGAGCAGCGTGAAGTCGAAAAAGCACGTGCAGCTGAGAAGCTGGTTACCAGCTTAATTCCTGTGATCGACGACTTCGAACGCACTATCGACTACGCGACGAAGAATGGCGAAGGCGGCCTGTTCGACGGCGTGAAGGCTGTGCATACAAAGCTTGTGAACACGCTTACCTCCGGCGGCGTGGAAGTGATCGATCCGAAAGGCGAGGCCTTCGATGCCCTTGAGGCGCAGGCCGTAGCCACGGTCGACGACGCAAGCGTTCCCGATGAAACGGTGGCCGAGGTTTACCAAAAGGGTTACAAAATGGGGCCAAAGGTTTTGCGACCGGCTATGGTAACCGTAACGACTGGCGGGCCCAAGCGGGAAAAGCCGCAGGATGAAGCGGAGTAG
- a CDS encoding 4Fe-4S binding protein, whose translation MSHPVIEADECIGCGICVDACPQEVLEVVGGVAEVVNEDACIACGDCVEECPMGAIPEVVED comes from the coding sequence ATGTCCCATCCGGTTATCGAAGCCGATGAGTGCATCGGTTGTGGTATCTGCGTTGATGCGTGCCCCCAGGAAGTTCTTGAGGTTGTTGGCGGCGTCGCAGAAGTTGTGAACGAGGATGCCTGCATCGCTTGTGGCGATTGCGTCGAGGAATGCCCCATGGGCGCGATCCCCGAGGTCGTGGAAGACTAA